The Rana temporaria chromosome 4, aRanTem1.1, whole genome shotgun sequence genome contains a region encoding:
- the NCBP2AS2 gene encoding protein NCBP2AS2 has protein sequence MVLRRLLFNLLNNPQVIEKLSESRPIRRAAQITAFAITKAELTGKDAAQRLLRSDTVRQLTKDGAPRNLEDIGRKMGRVKNTFMRELKTGMKAIKDGTKRPGGE, from the coding sequence ATGGTGCTTCGTCGGCTTCTCTTCAACCTCCTGAATAACCCTCAGGTGATTGAGAAGCTCTCCGAGTCTCGGCCTATCCGCAGAGCCGCCCAGATTACCGCCTTCGCCATCACCAAGGCCGAGCTGACTGGCAAGGACGCGGCCCAGCGCCTGCTCCGCTCTGATACCGTCCGACAACTCACCAAGGACGGGGCTCCCCGGAACCTGGAGGACATAGGGCGGAAGATGGGACGGGTGAAGAACACGTTCATGAGGGAGCTCAAGACTGGCATGAAGGCAATCAAAGATGGCACAAAGAGGCCGGGGGGAGAGTGA